The DNA window aatttaattaaatccGCATAATTAACCGTTTTATTCGACATGATATAAATGAATCGTTTTCTCCATTTACCAATCATTTTATCacttgtaatcaattaaattataaatgtagAGGATATTGCAGTCTATCAATCAACTTGACTCttgatcaaaattcaaacttttcattaaATAGTCAAGTTAAAAGTACACATTACTGGAAGCGATAACGTCAACTAATAAAAATACTGATTTAATACCTACCATCCCTTACTCcgttaaggaataaaaaaaaggttgcaTTTCCACCatatttggatatttgtttggaTCCCCACCTTGACATGGTGTTGtcatattttgttcatgttgCTGAAATCCTGCTATCTGCACATGCacattccattgtttttttcaGCTGTCCAATTccattccaattaattaaacctaatcattaaataatgcatAGCTCAAATTCATGTCAAAAGTGTTTCTTTATTCCCGATCTTACATTATTAAGTTCACCACAATCTATGTACATGTCAGATCGGTCATTCGACAAATGCTCCCCTAACATTCCctgcatttttcaaaaattaagtgttgtcaattattattgaattagatGTTATCAATGTTTGGAAATTATATAACAAGCCTATTGTACATACATGTATGCTTGCAAAAATGTCAactgatgaatttgttgaaggcatcatttccatttgaatgtCACATTGGGAAGACAAATTAGTTTCCTCCTACGTACTCATAATGCCATCAAAACAATTATGCAAGTCATTTATTTAAGTACACCTACCAAAATTAATCTTAGGGgcaatttttaattgaatatgaCATACCATATAACCCGGCTGAGCATTTTCAGGGATTGTAGCTTCTGGACACTTTCGAATTGTGTGACCCACTCTTTTACAACGACTACATCGTCTTCCCTTTTGAACATTCATTGCCACTTTGCCTGGATTCCCTTTAGTCTTCACAATATTTGGATCACGAACTTGGTTATTGCTTGTCGCTCCATCTGCAgctattttcttccctttcaaattatagttatagagttcctccattctcgccgtcaaattttgtatttcatttttggcCTCTATAAATGAAGATGACGTATCTGACGCAAAGTAGGAGAGCTTGTTGTACATCGAACTCAATGAACCATATCGTACAAACCGATCCATGTCGTTATCCGTCTCATTCACTCGTACTGATCTTGTATACACCTTTGCTAACTTTGTCCACCTCTTCATAATACATGACTGAGGAATCTCTTCCAAATGCTCCACCTTCATAACCACCACCATGTGGCAACATGGGATGCCAATTGACTCAAACATCATGCATgagcattttaatgttacaatATCCGGGCAAAATTGTACTTCCCAATTTAAGTTCGGGTGTCTGAACTTAGATAATGTGTATGCCCGCATTGAATGATCACTTACAAGACCTACCACAAAGAATAACTCTGCATTCTTCATCTCCTCACAAAATTTAAGGAAAGATTCTTTCGTGTATACCGTCGCagcatgattttcaattatAGATAGTTTGGTTGAAAGCACTGGTGAAGAATTGTTCGACTCGAACTCTGCCTTTGCCTTGTTTTGCCGTATTCTCATTATGGCTCTATCAAATTGTTGTACAAACTCATACAGTCGCAAACGaatttttaagaatctatttagatatgcattcatactctcacacctttGTGTGGTTCTCATCCCTCCAAAGAAATTTCCACGTAAATACGCCTCTGCCCATCTTTTACGTTTCCCATATATCTCGGTCACCCAACATTCTCATTAAGTCCCAAATTTGCAACCATTTCATGCCAAACCTTTTCAAATTCTGCTTCATTCCCACGCATGAACATGCACCTTGCAAATATgcttgagaaatccttaatatGCACATTCGTGAATGCATTTCGTTGCAAATGCATGAACACAATCGATGACACGTATCGGGTAATAGTTTTTTGATTGCCTTACGCATAGCTTTATCCCCATCGGTTACAACAGATATGGGTTTCTTATTCATCATTGCCTCAAGAAATGTCTCCAACACCCATTCATATGTCCCAACACTTTCATCTATCAATAACGCACAACCAAATACAACAGTTTGGTGGTGATGATTAACACCGACCAACACTACTAGAGGCTTTTTATAGGCATTTGTCCTATAGGTTGTGTCAAATGCTAGGACATCTCCAAAACACGCATAATCCATTCGAGCAGTTGAATCAGCCCAAAACAAATTTGCTAGTCGACTTTCTTCATCAatgttgaatttataaaaaaatgaagaatccatTTCTGCCTTTCCACACAAATAAGCCAATGCCGCTTCTGCATCACCGTCTTTAATTTCACttctacgcattgcatcaacatgattgtatatatctttttgtGTGAAACCGACGTGCTCATGTCCCCTGATTGTTTGACCATATAGTCCATAATTTGTGTGTTTTAACACCTACTTTACGCAAAACATCAACTTGTGCCTTATCTGGATTACTTATTGTTCGATGAGACCGAAGGAATTGTGTGTTGATAGCATCGAccaaattatgattatgatcTCCTATAAATTCCTTTACAATCCACTTTCCATCTTTCCTATTCAAGCCTACACGAAATGCAGCTTCACATCCAACTCTACTCAATGATCGTGGCTCACGCTGTCGCTTGtcattttcaataaactttGTCGCTCGCTGTCCTTCTCTAGAACACACCCACTTTCGAGATATTATATCTCCATTCTTGTCTCGCTTCAAATCATCTTTTCGAATACTAAATCCGGCTACTTTTgctaacatgttgtaaaatgttCCAGCCTCATCTATGCAATCGAATTGCAATTTGTAGACTTCTTCATCTGAAATACCCTTCAACACCTTCTCTTTCAAACCGTTTCCACCCAGGTGGTAAGTGCCACCGATAAATGCATCGTCATTGACGACGTCCTCCTCTTTCACTTCAAACTCCCGCTTGATTGTTTTCTCCTTCACCGATTGCATCATCTACATTACATAAATAACGTAAAAAAGTGCCCCAATAATACTTTAACAAATTATCATATCACTTTTGTATCAATTGATTGCATACTTGAAGATAAACCGAATTCGACAACGTCatctattctcattttttgatacaaattgagaatttgagaaattataGAACCGGTTTAGACTGCACACGTGATAATTTCCCcatgattttcaatttaaaaggtCATATGTTGCAAAATTGATACTTCTCTGCTATACACAATCATAAGCAAtacttttaaaatcattaaatatcacttaaaaatcattatgttGAGGAAATAACTTGTGAAAATGCAAATGCGACACCAATACCCTAAAAAGATGGCGTTAGACAATGATCGACGTCTGACATCTATACAGAAACGCACCATAATTTATATTGACCTTAGACAACCAAGTGAAGTAATAGTTAAATTCAACttcctagacatggttctgCTGTTGAGGCTAAGGTTGTAGTGCTTTTGGAGGTCCTTGTTCAAGACCAATATTTCAGATTGTCCAACTTTTTTGTGGTAGGGGATGGTGTTGTTGGTCTTGATGAGCATAAAAAAAACAATCGGTACAATTGTTTGGTTCCTCGTAAACCAAATCTATTCTCTTCCCTTGCTCTAAGCTATTATAATGTGGAAGAAAGTGGTTGACCTACAATTCACCGGATGCATTTTGATGTGCTTACAAAATTCGGCAGTGtctaccggttgagaaaatcTCTCAACCGGTCTTattaaccggtcgaccggtacATCTTAACTGTTATACATGTTAACGCGTAGCTAATTGTTTCTTTTCgttgttcatttcattaagGCCTTCATTCCTTATCAGAACGTTAGAATGTTGCCCTATTTAGGCATACTATGTTAACAAAAATTCCATCATTAATCTTAGTTGCCATCTTCAAGGAGTTTGTCAGTCACAATAATTACTACCTCTCATGCACATTCtttaaaaacatggaaaatcaCTTTTATATAATTCTATGTAAAAGCATGGAAGCTTTTGGGTACACCGCCAAACTAATTCCAAACTTACCCCATATTGGGAGTCAATAATACACATTTCTTAAGGTTGATTCTCTCCTTTTAAGTCAGTTGAATATGTATTACCCTATAATTTTGATGATTGTGTGATTTTTACAGCCAACATGAATcacttatattaaataaattaatgtcaaCTGTTCAACAGATCAGTGATGCATATTACTAACAATGTGCTATAGACAATCAAAATCCAAACTCTTTAACATCATTACATACCATTTAAAAATCAGTACTAGGTTTTGGGAAAATTTCCCCATACATTTGAAAGATGAGGGCATTCAgcttaaaaaatgtattatggATTTGTTTACCTATTCTTTATTGAGTTAAAGATCATACCGTTAAAATGGAAAGTCCAAGTGTGATGCAGCTTCACCTGAAGATTTGTCTTCTGGATGTTTTTTGTAACCTGTTCTCCAACATATATCAGACCTCGTTCAGTCTCCAAGCTCCTTACAATATGTTCCCTTCCAAATATATACTAACATATGTATGTGGTTGGTTGATGGAGttattacatattttaataGGCTGCCACATGTTGAAAACCAACCACCACAATGGTACACTTAGTGGTTGATAGTTTGGATAGTTGCACCAGTTTTTTATGTGCCATTAAATATAGCATTTATATCAGGTGGGAAAGTCAGCCTAATGTTGATATTTTTTGACCCATTTGAAATGGATATATGTAtaacttaacaaaatataaagggGAGATATGGACTTAATTGATAATATTGACATTTCTTACTGTTGTTTAGCCCATTTATTGTAACTATGTTTTCATACCGTTTCCTacttactatattttttatcaattaacgtgatttatttttaattaatgcttcctaatatatcctagatatgagaaaggttagttaattagaCTTATTTACGtaaaatgaaatatgttatgatattctactaatggaaattttaaataaattcagattcattaatttatttactcaccatggtatatcgtacttattcgaacaatttgtcatacaaccattattaattttaatggcCCTATGGTACTATATGTTagttaattacaattttaatctaataggtGTGACTATATCTTAGTGAGTtcattatactatattttttcatgaattaacgtaatttatttttaattaatgcttcATAATATATCATAGATATGAGAAATGTTAgttaattagacttaattacgtaaaatgagatatgttttgatattctacttatggaaattttaaataaattcagattcattaatttatttcactcaccATGGTATTTCGTACTTATTCGAACAAtttgtcatacaaccataattaattttaatggtcCTATGGTACTATATGTTagttaattacaattttaatctaataggtGTGACTATATCTTAGTGAGTTCATTATACTATATTATTTCATGAATTaacgtaatttatttttaattaatgcttcataatatatcctagatatgagaaatgttagttaattagacttaattacgtaaaatgagatatgttatgatattctacttatggaaattttaaataaattcagattcattaatttatttcactcaccatggtatatcgtacttattcgaacaatttgtcatacaaccattattaattttaatggcCCTATGGTAGTATATGTTagttaattacaattttaatctAACAGGTGTGACTATATCTTAGTGAGTTCATTTTGCTATATTGTACATATCAGAAAGgttgtcatattttattttccttaatataaattttgtgaaattaacttcaattaatttatttaaggtacatcaaaatatttattcttttaatccATTATAGGTTAAATGAGCTCATATGGAATATATAAAAGTGTAGCAAATATAATGTAAGACATTAAgctaattaaatagaaattataagTTCATAAACTGGATGTCTTTCCATATACTAAGAAGGTCGACCGACGTTCAAACCACTTGTAACCCTCAGCCCCTTTGTCTTCTACTccattcttcttcatcctcGCGCAAGATCTGAACCCGTCCGTCTTCCACTCCAGTCTTCTTCATCCTCACGCAATACCTGAAGGCCACTCGGAATCTTCATGGCTCCAAAACGAGCACCGGTCGAAGCATCCTCCACCGGTTGAAAGGGAAGAAAACGGCGGTATCAAGGATGCGCAGGACCAAGAAAAATACCTCCGACCGACAACAAGCCAGCCCAGCAACCACCACACCTCCGATGGAGCAAAAGCACCACCAACAAAGGAAAACGGCCGGCCGTCGAAGCAAGTCGGAGGTTCGTAAGAAGGCCACCTTTGATCGATCTACGTTCGCAACCCCTGACCTAGCCCAACgatttcatcttcattttgcGAATCGGACCGTAATCCCGGGTAGGAACATTGATTTTGCAAAGCTCAGTTATTTCCATTTCGATGTGCTTTTCGCGAAAATGGGTTGGCTTCCTATTGTCTCCGTCAAAGAGTTCGTTTTTCCCAAGGTTGTCAAATGTTTCTACTCCAATATGACATTCGAAGATGAAGGACCCATTACTACCACGATTAACGGTGTACAGATCGTTTTGGTGTTGCTGAACTTTGTCAGATTTTAGACATTCCAAATGAAGGGGTTTGTTTGTATGAAGCCAAGAAGTGGCCAAGGGTGGAAGGTTTCAAACCTGCAGAAGCTCTACAGAGGCTATGTGGATACCGAGATCTAGTAGACCAACTTCTCATTTGTTGACTGTGTTGAGTCGTATCCTACATCACATGATATCGTACATTTTCATCCCTAAAGGAGGGCACCGAGATGATGTATCTTTCTTGGAGGCTTTTTTGGTTGACAGCATTCTCACAGAAAGAAAGGTTAATATTGGTTACATAATTTTCCAACACATGAAAGCATGTTCAATCAGCGAAGATTCAGTTCTCCCCTATGGCATGTTTATCACAAAGATTGTCAAATACTTCAATGTCAATTTGCGCAATGAGACAGACGGGAAAAAACTCAAATCATTTGATACATATGATCGGGCTTCACTTCGGCGCATGCATTTTGTTCGGAAGAAAGATGGTTCATGGGCAAGGAAGTCTTCCGTTCCCCCCTCAGAGGTTGATGTGTCTTCAGACAATGGGTCCTCGAGGATGAAGAATATGCAGATCAGGATGTACAGGGAAGAACTTCTGCAAAAGCAAATGTCACACAAATACCGTCAACAGGTGGTGTAAGAGCTAGGGCGTTAACAAATCATCCTTCACTAATTGGACCGGACGACTCTGAGGCATCAGATAACCTCAATGCCCAGATTAGCTCCCTTCGTAC is part of the Vitis riparia cultivar Riparia Gloire de Montpellier isolate 1030 unplaced genomic scaffold, EGFV_Vit.rip_1.0 scaffold720_pilon_pilon, whole genome shotgun sequence genome and encodes:
- the LOC117910350 gene encoding protein FAR1-RELATED SEQUENCE 5-like, giving the protein MTLSNSVYLQMMQSVKEKTIKREFEVKEEDVVNDDAFIGGTYHLGGNGLKEKVLKGISDEEVYKLQFDCIDEAGTFYNMLAKVAGFSIRKDDLKRDKNGDIISRKWVCSREGQRATKFIENDKRQREPRSLSRVGCEAAFRVGLNRKDGKWIVLKHTNYGLYGQTIRGHEHVGFTQKDIYNHVDAMRRSEIKDGDAEAALAYLCGKAEMDSSFFYKFNIDEESRLANLFWADSTARMDYACFGDVLAFDTTYRTNAYKKPLVVLVGVNHHHQTVVFGCALLIDESVGTYEWVLETFLEAMMNKKPISVVTDGDKAMRKDFSSIFARCMFMRGNEAEFEKVWHEMVANLGLNENVG